In Schaalia sp. JY-X169, the following are encoded in one genomic region:
- a CDS encoding MarC family protein translates to MSLDVIISLPLLATTFITLFVIMDPPGTVPVFLALTRTMDRQRKNKAAFQATLTSFGVIVGFAVAGKYLLQGLQISMDSLQLSGGILLFLVAMELLMGKGEYGESDGETNTNVAMVPLGTPLLAGPGAIVAVMVSVNQGGGTIAGWVAVLTAVVLMHVVIYLTMRWSVGLAKILGDNGVLVLTKISGVLLAAIATQLVVDAAFHFVAAFQSGAMG, encoded by the coding sequence TTGAGTCTGGATGTCATAATTTCATTGCCGCTCTTGGCAACCACTTTCATCACGCTATTCGTGATTATGGATCCGCCCGGCACGGTCCCGGTTTTTCTTGCGCTGACGCGCACCATGGACCGCCAGCGGAAGAACAAGGCAGCATTTCAGGCGACCCTCACGTCTTTCGGTGTGATCGTTGGGTTCGCCGTCGCAGGCAAGTACCTTCTCCAGGGTCTGCAGATCTCTATGGATTCGCTGCAGCTTTCCGGCGGTATCCTGCTCTTCCTGGTTGCCATGGAGCTCCTGATGGGCAAGGGAGAATACGGCGAATCTGATGGGGAGACCAACACCAACGTCGCGATGGTTCCTCTCGGCACCCCGCTTCTTGCAGGTCCGGGTGCGATTGTTGCCGTTATGGTTTCAGTCAACCAGGGTGGTGGGACTATCGCAGGCTGGGTTGCAGTGCTGACTGCCGTGGTTCTCATGCACGTCGTCATCTACCTGACAATGCGGTGGTCAGTGGGTTTGGCCAAGATACTTGGCGACAACGGGGTCTTGGTGCTCACGAAGATTTCCGGTGTCCTGCTCGCTGCAATCGCCACCCAGCTTGTGGTCGACGCGGCATTCCACTTCGTTGCTGCATTCCAATCGGGGGCCATGGGGTAG
- a CDS encoding aminopeptidase P family protein, whose product MTDKNSPQSPASPDSSPKDGEQALEERVNNRSHRPSSEAFREFMASSWGDRTPLGLARTGAADFVEDRHQKIGKVFEGERLVVPAGGLKVRSNDTDYRFRAHSAFAHLSGLEGEMEPDAVLVLHPNGEENQDSDATHEAILYFVPRASRTSEEFYADSRYGEFWVGARPSLAEMQAATGIRCEHIDTLKDALAKDAGAVQIRVVTNADSQVEALVNEVREQAGLPTGEDARQADDALTETLSELRLTKDRYEVREMEKAVAATKAGFESIIRSLPRTIGHPRGERVIEGAFASVAREYGNGLGYETIAASGNHANTLHWMDNSGTVEAGDLVLVDAGVELDSLYTADITRTLPVSGHYSATQAEIYDAVIEAADAAFERAKEPGVRFRNLHEAAQEVLARHLAEWGVLPVSVEESLSPQGQQHRRWMPHGTCHHLGMDVHDCAQARQEMYQDGLLEEGMVFTIEPGLYFRADDLAVPAEFRGIGVRVEDDIVMDALGKPRRLSEDIPRVREDVEEWMKEVQSRRD is encoded by the coding sequence ATGACTGACAAGAATTCTCCCCAATCCCCCGCTTCACCAGACAGTTCACCCAAGGATGGCGAACAGGCACTCGAGGAGCGTGTCAATAACCGCTCCCATCGCCCCTCTTCGGAGGCATTCCGAGAGTTCATGGCTAGCAGTTGGGGTGACCGCACGCCACTGGGACTCGCCCGAACAGGGGCTGCCGACTTCGTTGAAGATCGCCACCAGAAAATCGGGAAGGTGTTCGAGGGCGAACGGCTGGTAGTCCCAGCCGGCGGCTTGAAGGTTCGCAGCAACGATACGGACTATCGCTTCAGGGCCCATTCCGCATTCGCGCACCTCAGCGGCCTCGAGGGCGAAATGGAACCCGATGCAGTACTAGTTCTTCACCCCAACGGTGAGGAAAACCAAGACAGCGACGCAACACACGAGGCAATCCTCTACTTTGTCCCCCGCGCCTCTCGCACCTCAGAGGAATTCTACGCCGATTCACGCTACGGAGAATTCTGGGTAGGCGCCCGGCCATCTCTCGCGGAAATGCAAGCAGCGACAGGTATCCGCTGTGAACATATCGATACGCTGAAGGACGCCCTCGCAAAAGATGCTGGTGCCGTCCAGATCCGCGTTGTCACGAACGCTGACAGCCAGGTTGAGGCGCTTGTGAATGAGGTTCGGGAGCAGGCGGGTCTTCCCACTGGAGAGGATGCGCGCCAGGCTGACGACGCACTGACCGAAACGCTTAGCGAACTGCGCCTCACCAAAGACCGCTACGAGGTCCGGGAGATGGAGAAGGCAGTGGCTGCAACCAAGGCCGGCTTCGAGAGCATTATCCGCTCCCTGCCACGGACGATTGGCCACCCCCGCGGGGAACGCGTGATCGAAGGCGCCTTCGCATCCGTCGCTCGCGAGTACGGGAATGGGCTGGGCTACGAAACAATCGCGGCCTCGGGCAACCATGCCAACACGCTGCACTGGATGGACAACTCTGGGACTGTGGAGGCAGGCGACCTCGTACTTGTCGATGCGGGTGTTGAACTGGACTCTCTCTACACGGCTGACATCACCCGAACACTCCCCGTCAGTGGGCATTACAGCGCCACGCAGGCCGAAATCTACGATGCTGTTATCGAGGCCGCCGACGCGGCTTTCGAGCGGGCAAAGGAACCCGGCGTCCGCTTCCGCAACTTGCATGAGGCCGCCCAGGAAGTACTAGCCCGTCACCTCGCCGAGTGGGGTGTTCTCCCAGTCTCTGTTGAAGAATCGCTGTCACCTCAGGGTCAGCAGCACCGCCGGTGGATGCCCCATGGAACATGCCACCACCTGGGAATGGACGTTCACGACTGCGCCCAGGCGCGCCAGGAGATGTACCAGGACGGCCTGCTGGAAGAGGGAATGGTTTTCACAATCGAACCCGGCCTCTACTTCCGCGCCGATGATCTTGCCGTCCCAGCGGAGTTCCGTGGCATCGGGGTGCGGGTCGAGGACGATATTGTCATGGATGCCCTCGGCAAACCACGCAGGCTCAGTGAGGATATTCCGCGGGTGCGCGAGGATGTTGAAGAATGGATGAAAGAAGTCCAGTCTCGCAGGGATTAA
- a CDS encoding DEAD/DEAH box helicase, protein MTQETSATVETTFADFGIRSEIVDALSEKGIVNPFPIQALTLPVALKRNDIIGQAKTGTGKTLGFGIPVLETVVAPGEPGFDKLAHPGAPQALIILPTRELCKQVAEDLRAAAKNLPVRIIDIYGGVAFEPQVKALKDGVEVVVGTPGRLIDLANRGILRLNNVTTVVLDEADEMLDLGFLPDVEKLLSQVSGARHSMLFSATMPGPVITLARRFMRQPTHIRAQDPDDEGATVAEVNQFAYRAHALNKAEVLSRILQADGRGRTVVFVKTKRTAAALSDDLEGRGFAVGSLHGDLGQGARERALRAFKNGKVDVLVATDVAARGIDVNDVTHVINYQCPEDEKTYLHRIGRTARAGKKGTAVTFVDWDDVPRWGLISRTLDLDIAEPVETYHTSEHLYEDLGIDPNVTGRLPRSQRTRAGLDAEKIEDVDGKGGDSTPGRGRNGGGSGRGRSGDGRSGRGGRGNANGGGRGNRGEKQSTDAPTSQRRPRKRTRKSSSSGSTPSE, encoded by the coding sequence GTGACCCAAGAAACCAGTGCGACCGTTGAGACAACCTTCGCGGACTTTGGAATCCGCAGCGAGATTGTTGACGCGCTCAGCGAAAAAGGTATTGTCAACCCATTTCCAATCCAGGCCCTGACCCTCCCGGTTGCACTCAAACGCAACGATATTATCGGCCAGGCTAAGACCGGCACAGGAAAAACTCTCGGGTTCGGTATTCCCGTGCTTGAAACCGTTGTGGCACCGGGCGAACCGGGCTTCGATAAACTCGCCCACCCCGGCGCGCCGCAAGCGCTGATCATTCTTCCCACCCGCGAACTGTGCAAGCAGGTTGCAGAAGATCTCCGAGCCGCTGCCAAGAACCTCCCCGTCCGCATTATCGACATCTACGGCGGCGTCGCATTTGAACCTCAGGTCAAAGCACTCAAAGACGGTGTTGAGGTCGTGGTGGGTACGCCTGGACGCCTCATCGACCTGGCGAACCGGGGGATCCTTCGACTCAACAACGTCACAACCGTGGTGTTGGACGAGGCCGATGAGATGCTCGACCTCGGATTCCTTCCCGATGTTGAGAAGCTCCTCTCCCAGGTTTCAGGAGCGCGCCACTCAATGCTGTTCTCAGCGACAATGCCGGGCCCTGTGATCACACTTGCCCGCCGCTTCATGCGCCAGCCCACACATATCCGGGCCCAGGATCCCGATGACGAGGGCGCAACCGTTGCGGAGGTGAACCAGTTCGCCTACCGCGCCCACGCCCTCAACAAAGCTGAGGTTCTTTCTCGTATCCTCCAGGCTGATGGACGCGGACGCACCGTGGTTTTCGTCAAGACGAAGCGCACTGCCGCCGCCCTATCAGATGATCTGGAAGGGCGGGGTTTTGCAGTCGGGTCCCTCCACGGTGACCTGGGTCAAGGCGCTCGTGAGCGCGCTCTGCGCGCCTTCAAGAACGGCAAGGTTGACGTCCTCGTCGCCACCGATGTCGCAGCACGTGGCATTGACGTCAACGACGTAACACACGTCATCAACTACCAGTGCCCCGAGGATGAAAAGACCTATCTTCATAGGATCGGTCGAACTGCACGTGCGGGCAAGAAGGGCACTGCCGTCACTTTCGTCGACTGGGATGACGTGCCACGTTGGGGCCTCATCTCCCGCACCCTCGACCTCGACATTGCCGAGCCAGTCGAGACCTACCACACGTCAGAACACCTCTATGAAGACCTCGGCATCGATCCGAACGTGACCGGACGTCTTCCACGATCACAGCGAACCAGAGCAGGTTTGGACGCAGAAAAGATCGAGGACGTCGACGGAAAGGGCGGCGACTCTACTCCCGGTCGAGGACGCAACGGCGGCGGCTCCGGTCGAGGACGCTCCGGCGATGGACGAAGCGGAAGAGGTGGACGAGGCAACGCTAACGGTGGGGGCAGAGGCAACCGCGGTGAGAAGCAGTCCACGGACGCACCAACCTCGCAGCGCAGACCTCGCAAGAGGACGCGCAAGTCTTCTTCGTCTGGCTCGACACCTAGCGAGTAG
- a CDS encoding PHP domain-containing protein, producing MASLIDPHAHTLHSDGTDTPEGLVLAAKSAGLDVVGITDHDTTQGWAEAVEAARRHGVGLLLGVEVSAVYQGNSVHILGYLMDPQDHSLNLLFEDARRERSTRLARMASNLAADYPLLDWEALKERAGDAALGRPHLADELVLQGYFPNRSAAFEWALHPNGPYYVPQKVASPTEVVELIRQAGGVPVLAHPQSSTRGWSVPEDLVAEMAQAGLFGIERDHRDHDAVGRETVERLAASHALFMTGGSDYHGTGKPNFLGENSLDPYILAEIEAQGTSKVVRS from the coding sequence ATGGCTTCTCTAATTGATCCCCACGCCCACACCCTGCATTCGGACGGTACGGACACGCCAGAGGGCCTGGTGCTGGCGGCAAAAAGTGCGGGGCTTGACGTCGTGGGCATAACCGACCACGACACAACACAGGGTTGGGCAGAAGCCGTAGAAGCTGCGCGACGTCACGGTGTGGGACTGCTGCTGGGTGTTGAAGTCTCAGCCGTCTACCAGGGTAATTCGGTCCACATCCTTGGATACCTCATGGATCCGCAAGACCATTCTCTCAATCTTTTGTTCGAGGACGCTCGCCGGGAGCGAAGCACGCGACTCGCACGGATGGCGAGCAACCTGGCTGCTGACTACCCTCTCCTGGACTGGGAGGCCCTCAAGGAAAGGGCCGGTGACGCGGCGTTGGGCCGGCCGCATCTGGCAGATGAGTTGGTGCTACAGGGCTATTTCCCGAACCGCAGTGCGGCCTTCGAGTGGGCGCTTCATCCCAACGGCCCGTACTACGTTCCTCAGAAGGTGGCCAGCCCCACCGAGGTCGTGGAACTGATACGTCAAGCGGGAGGGGTCCCCGTCCTCGCGCATCCACAGTCATCCACCCGCGGCTGGAGTGTTCCGGAGGATCTGGTTGCCGAGATGGCACAGGCGGGCCTTTTTGGGATTGAGAGGGACCATCGTGATCACGACGCGGTAGGGCGCGAAACTGTCGAGCGTCTGGCGGCTTCACACGCCCTTTTCATGACGGGTGGTTCTGACTATCACGGCACAGGTAAGCCGAATTTTTTGGGAGAAAACAGTCTGGACCCGTATATTTTGGCTGAGATCGAAGCACAGGGTACGTCGAAGGTAGTTCGCAGTTGA
- a CDS encoding ferritin-like fold-containing protein, with the protein MTSEDADQMKSGTSAVVGLFAYCALAAMTRLAKDGDQAPNTQAHVDLARLADSGYRRFCDLDSYATERGFSIVEAAGQYAGLFDELDQRTRPSNWWERCVKSYVIFSVFGDVLQELSDRHQVFSEVFNVWDLGQGAWVVKNLGPLTDQDDQLAARLSLWARRVAGETFGLARATLFTYPELAVDPETADAIIESATRRYRERLQEVNLKP; encoded by the coding sequence ATGACTAGCGAAGATGCAGACCAAATGAAATCAGGTACAAGCGCCGTGGTGGGGTTGTTTGCCTACTGCGCATTAGCGGCAATGACGCGGCTTGCCAAAGACGGCGACCAGGCGCCGAATACCCAGGCACACGTCGATTTGGCGCGCCTCGCGGACTCGGGTTACAGGCGGTTCTGTGATCTTGATTCCTACGCGACTGAGAGAGGCTTCTCAATTGTTGAGGCAGCTGGCCAGTACGCGGGTTTGTTTGATGAGCTGGATCAACGCACCCGGCCCTCAAACTGGTGGGAACGGTGTGTGAAGAGTTACGTGATCTTCAGCGTGTTTGGGGACGTTCTGCAGGAACTGAGCGACCGCCACCAGGTTTTTTCGGAGGTCTTCAACGTCTGGGACTTGGGTCAGGGGGCGTGGGTAGTCAAGAACCTGGGTCCGCTTACCGACCAGGACGACCAACTCGCCGCGAGGTTGTCACTGTGGGCGCGACGGGTGGCCGGGGAGACGTTTGGATTGGCAAGGGCAACACTGTTTACCTATCCGGAGCTGGCGGTTGACCCAGAGACCGCAGATGCCATCATTGAGTCTGCGACCCGGCGCTACAGGGAGCGCTTGCAAGAAGTGAACCTGAAGCCCTAG
- a CDS encoding general stress protein, with protein MPRNIVSSRSPQMPVGTEVAAFRTHAEATAAVEKLSEEHFPLTSVTIVGSDLHMAEQILGRMTPARVALTGATQGLTWGLLMALFSLLLYPQAGAIIPAILIVVGILLGVFITMISWALRKNRGSFAAQSTLVASRYAVLVSEMPDRAFTLLSGMPGNLTSSPRRPVRREEYPRHQVVATPQEPTPGDPRWSQVSPEVPAQQDPQVDPLKPTEYGSRRDEVPRFGVRLEVPEGSTQADPHVGGDPKDDNPA; from the coding sequence ATGCCACGCAACATTGTCTCTTCACGCTCGCCCCAGATGCCCGTGGGAACCGAGGTTGCCGCGTTTCGTACGCATGCAGAAGCAACGGCGGCGGTTGAGAAGCTCTCTGAGGAGCACTTTCCTCTCACCAGTGTGACGATAGTCGGTTCAGATCTGCACATGGCCGAACAGATCCTGGGGCGAATGACCCCTGCCCGGGTTGCACTCACGGGAGCGACGCAGGGTCTGACCTGGGGACTTCTGATGGCCTTGTTCTCCCTGCTGCTTTACCCGCAGGCCGGGGCCATCATCCCCGCGATACTCATAGTCGTGGGCATCCTTCTGGGCGTTTTCATCACGATGATTTCGTGGGCACTGCGCAAGAACCGGGGAAGTTTTGCCGCGCAGAGCACCCTGGTTGCCAGTCGGTACGCGGTGCTGGTCTCCGAAATGCCTGACCGTGCGTTCACCCTCCTGAGCGGCATGCCGGGCAACCTTACAAGCAGTCCCCGGCGCCCTGTTCGTCGTGAGGAGTATCCCCGTCACCAAGTCGTTGCAACTCCGCAGGAGCCCACACCTGGGGACCCGCGTTGGTCACAGGTGTCACCGGAGGTACCCGCCCAGCAGGACCCACAGGTCGATCCACTCAAGCCAACCGAGTACGGCTCACGACGCGATGAGGTTCCGCGGTTTGGTGTTCGCCTTGAGGTGCCCGAAGGTTCGACTCAGGCCGATCCTCATGTCGGTGGGGACCCCAAGGACGACAACCCGGCGTAG
- a CDS encoding DUF3107 domain-containing protein, with product MKVTFNLRSGVGTLSLEVAGNEDEIMAQVKEAIETNSILDLTDTKGDRVVIPASMIGYVLVPTSQSHRVGFGRA from the coding sequence ATGAAGGTCACATTTAACCTCCGTTCAGGTGTCGGCACACTCTCACTTGAGGTTGCCGGCAATGAGGACGAAATCATGGCCCAGGTAAAAGAGGCCATCGAAACCAATAGCATTCTCGATCTCACCGACACCAAGGGTGACCGCGTTGTCATCCCCGCCTCGATGATCGGCTACGTCCTCGTTCCTACCTCTCAGTCCCACAGGGTCGGGTTCGGACGCGCCTGA